ACTTcttgcaaaataaaataaaatattgattcTTTTTTCATGTTGTAGTAATTCTTGATGACTAACATGGACTACTTTTTGTGATGTGATCAGCAGATGTTGAATGAGGACATCCAATTTGCACCTATTGGTCTGATCAACATGTACAACTCTGGTGGAGCAGTCGAGGATTGTACATTCGGTGAAACTGTGACAATCAAAGCAAGAGGGAGAGGATTGTTTGGAGCATATTCGAGTAAGAAACCGCGATTCTGTAAGGTGGAGAAGAAAGATGAGGAGTTTACATACAGTTCAGAGAGTGGATTGCTCACAGTAGATCTTCAAAGTGACAGCAGCTTCAAAGAGATTGAGATTGTATATTGAATTATTCCAGATTTTCCAAGAGCAAAGATGTAGGAGTTTTCACAGAagaaaattattcaaattttttcATCACGAGGATAAAAAAGAAGAGGGAATTTATATCAAGCTTTTTTGTCATTGTTTtctgttatttctttcattctttttttttgtaaagcTAGTGGTTAATTGACTAATTCAATAATGGAAGATGGATTTTGTCCATTATTATATGCTTACTattcacaaaatcaagaaaaagtACTGCATATACTCAGTTATGAAACTCAAAATATATTCTGTATTTGTAGAGTAAAGTCTAAACTAAAAATCAAATATGAACTGGATTTGGCCAATTCATTTCATCATGATCATTTTCTAATGTATGGTCTCTGTCAAAATACAATATTACTATTTATGATAATGCTGAAGCAAAAATGAAAATCGTATATGTAAAACACACACAGCCGCAAACATAATAGTAGAAAATTTCCAAAAAAGAATCGACAAGAAAAGGGAAGTCTCTTAttaaatatagataaaaatgtgTTCCATGCAACTACAGAACTGTTGTGCAGCAAACTTGCCACTTATCTGTTCCATCTTTTACTTCGACGAAAATAGTCAGAAAACGCTGCTAAGAGTAGTCGCCATGCCATGCAGAAAAAGTGGATGTTGATGAACATCACAGAGAAATATCTTTACCAAAAAGTTGAGCTATTCCAGCAGTAGGATCATCCTGCTTAACAAGCGACTCGCCCACCAGCACCTGTTAAAACCACAAGACGATGCATGAGTGCTCAGATACACAATGTAAAGTGGTTACTAGGGTTGAAAATGAGCCAAGCAACATTTTTTGGCGCTCAAGAACATATATAGCGGCCATAAAGACTCAGAAGAGGCTCAAGAACATATATAGCGGCCATAAAGACTCAGAAGAGACTCCAACTCGCATCTAGTGGCAGTTAGTTTTGCCACTTCCCTATTTTTGTAGAACTCATGGTCAATTATAGATTATTTGTAGCCTCAATTAAGAAATTTCTCAAAGTTTAGCGCATACATAGAATAAGTCGAAGCTGAGACTACAAACTGAAATACAGTGAATGTTTAACATAAACTGTATTAGTATAAATAACCGTAGAACTTTATCATTTTTTGGTGGTAAAATAGATGTAATGTAATTTCAGTATGACAGGATGAATATATGAGCATTTTCATTTTCCAAACAACAAGATTCGAATATAGGTGCATTGATGAATAGCCGTTACTACTTACTGCTTTAACACCGGCTTCTTGGACATAAGCAATATCTGCAGGTGTGAAAAGTCCAGACTCTCCAACAACCTGAGAATTTCATTAAATAGTATTGATATGAGCAAACATGAAATAAGGAGAACAGAAAGATTTTTAAGCTACTTGAAGGACTGCTTACCGTAATTCCTTTCTCGATTATCTTTTGTCCACGCTCGCCTTCAAGAAGCTTTTTGGTATTGGCGATGTCAAGCTCAAATGTTTCTAAATGTGGAAATAATGATCAGTCTCATTATGTATGTACTGTCTAATAAAGTTGACAGCTACtgatatactactataaatatGTATCTTTGCtgatatactactataataaaGTTTTGCTGTTGATAGTTGAAACTCATATATTAGCGAATATACCTAGGTTACGGTTATTAATGCCAATAAGTTCGATCCCCTCAATTGCTAAGACACGATCGAACTCTCTCTCATCATGTACCTAGAAGTTGGAAGATCGACTGGGTGAGCAAATACACATTAGTACcaaattactgaaaaaataGATTGACCTAATAGAAGATCATAAAATCAGAGTTCGTGATTCATAAAAGCATCTTAGTACATGAAATAGCTCGtggagaaaaatgaaaaagccAAACCTCAACCAATGCTGTCATCCCGAACAGTTTGCAAATCTTAGTCATGTACTTGAGATCCAGATCAGGCAAGACTGCGGCAATCAGAAGAATTGCATCTGCACCTTTTACCCGAGCATAGTAGATTTGCCATGCATCTATCACAAATTCTTTACACAACAGAGGGCACTGGGTTCAAGTTTGCAGAAGTCGGTTAACATATTACCAAAAGAAGCGTTAATCTAAACATATTGAGATACTGATAGAAGATCACAAACCTGTACTCCAGAATTCCGAATGAGCTCTAAATTCTCAAAGCCTCCCTTATATGCGGGAAAAAAAAACTCCAATTAGCCAACCACGTAGATAAGGTGTATCAAAGTtgagaaaaagtaaaatgatAAACTCATACTTGGAAGTACTTCGCGTCGGTCAAAACACTAAGGCAAGCAGCTCCGCCTTTTTCATAGGCTTTAGCAATCTGAACCTGTAAAGACATCCAAAAGATTCACATGTTCACCATTTTGCTACATTTCCCTTAAATAAAGAAAGAGATTCTACTATTGTCTATTGGATGCTTCGTTGATAtgggaaataaataaattagaagcaAAGAAAGCCGAAACAGTTATAATTTGTTACGTCATTTCACAATGTTGGATGGGGTACAGATGCGATATTTTATCAATGCTGACACAACCAATAATTTAGAGTTCCCACATGGATGATGAATATATATGTAGACTTACAGGATCGAAATTCTCTCTCAGCACTCCTCTGCTCGGAGAAGCCTTCTTCACTTCAGCAATTAAGCCAGGAAAACCAGTCCTTGCATTCGCCGCTTTCAGAGCTCCAATAAAATCTCTAGCTGGTGGTGCTTTATCCAGCAGTTTCTTCAGCACCGCATACGGCTTCTTCTCTTTCATCTACCATTTAAATCCAACAACACATTTATATAACTCACAATACACAAATACAAGCCCCTGTACAAAGCTACTTAGCAAACATCAGAAAAACACCTGAGTGACTTCAACGTCCTTATTCCACACGATCTCTTCAAGAATATTACGGGGAGTATTGCCTTCATTCTGCAAGCGAAACTCAAAAGGACCAACATAATGTTGCGGTGGTCCAGATGATGGCCGCCTCCTAATTTTAATACCTTGACTTGCAGCAACTTCGTTTTGGTACATCCCAACCTCCCACTCTTTTATTTTGAGAGCGTCTACTTCAGGAACACTAGTTTCGGACGCAGTTGACGAACCATCTTTCACCTCGAACTAAATATAGAAGAGATAAACACTCAACCAATCCAACAAAGCTACAATCACTATCATATCCAATTTTAGTCCATATCTCATTATGTTCATATAGTAGTACTTAAAGTTGCAACCATTACCATATTTTTCAATCGAGAAATAACAACACAAATCTATTCACTTTCTACGATTGAGTAAATTATCCTCATTCCGATCATCAGTTCCTCATAGGATATAAATCGAGCAAGATTAATCTAGAAATTATCAAAGGCCTTGAGATATCCCAAAGTTCCAACCTGTTTTAGTAAACCATGATTAACCCCTATACAATCTTTATCTATATAAGCTGATCTTCAAAAGTAAACAAGCCCCTTAGCCGAGTAAAACATGAACCAATCAAGCACCCCATTATAATCCACATATCAAGCTCAAAACCCTTAGATATTTAAGAAAAGCAAAAGGGATTAATCTGCAATTCTTCAACCCTCTGGTTATAACTTCCACATTCAAACAGCAGAGCCACTACTACTTAACTCCAAATCCCAACAGCAAGATTGCAGCtttaaacaaattaaacatTATAAAACATCAAAACTTAGTCAAATCCCAACAGCAAGATTGCGGCTTTAAACAAACTAAACATTATAAAACATCAAAACTTAGTAAAATCCCAACAGCAAGATTGCAGCTTTATACAAATTAAACACTACcacaaaacaacaaaacttAGGAAAATCCACCAAATAAAGGATCAATCCTCCACACAAACTAAAATGTTGAGTTAATCTGCTCACCTGTTGAGATTTAATGGCGGGAAATGAAATTTGCCCCAAAAATGACTGATTCTTCTTGTGGGCCTGCGGCATAAGACTGGAAATTGAAGAATTTTTGGGAATGGGATTGAGTGATTGCTGAAAAGAGAAGCCCGCCGCTGCTCTTGGAGTAGGCGAAGTAGCTCTCAAGGAAATCAAATTCAAGCTCTCCATGGATGGATGTTGTAGGTGAATGAGAGacgtattgtatatatatatctacGTTCAGAAAATTGAAGCAAAATCGAGTTCTAGCGGAGATTTTCAGTTGTGAATGGATGTTTTATGGCTGGCGAAATGGTGTGAAGGATCTTTTTTGCCTTTGGGAATTTTAACTGGTGACAAATGTGGGGACTAAGTTCTAAAATGCAATTtgtaataaatgaaaatgtccCAAATATGAAATAGTCGAATTTTATGGCAAATATTTTAACTTTTTGCAAACTTTTGGTTGTTCAAACTTTAATGTGATAGAAAACTGTTGTGCTACATGTCAATATATCATGCTAATTACATAGGTATTATTCATAAATAGCACAAAATTAAAGATCGATTTATCTATTTTCTGaataaaatcaaaaaataaataaaagaataaatttaatttagatttttattttcatGTGCATGCTTCACTTGACATGTGCACCGTAAATACAAagaaaatttagtgtttaagATACTACTCTtttcgtccctgaaaagtataaaCATTAGGTTCAGAAtgatttaatgtataattaataaaataaaagggaaATAAAAAGAGTAGTATAACTAGTGTcagtgaaaagtgaaaaaatggGCTCCATATGATTAGTAGTAAAGTATAaaggtataagttgtaaataaaataatatttatggataatatattgtttcattatttaaaaattggaaAACTCAAACTTTTCCTAATACCAAAAATAGTTCATAGGgattaagaaaatattaattaattagtactatGTGTTAATTGGATTAGTTATGCATTACTTATGCTGATTATTGACTTATTGTCTTGTTTCTTTTGGGCTGTGGGCCTGTGGCCCACAAGATTACGGGGAGCGCTAATAGGGTACTCTAAAATTTGATTTTCCAGAATTTGTAACATCAAAACAAATTTGGACATGTTATATTAGGAATTTTGGGCTTTTGCGGCAAAAAACAATAGGGTGTAATACTGTTATTTAACTTGGTTACAATAGTAAATGATTAGGCTTAATCCattttcaataataaaaaaaattaaactaattaatGTAGACAATAAATTGTATGATATGGTAATTTTTCTTTACATGAAATTGTATGATATCATTATAGATATATAAAGTCTGCACCTAGAGAACTTGCGATTTTGAGGAAACATAAGTGAAGTTCACATACTATAAATTGGTTGGTACTAGTTTAATTGTTCAAATTAAGGGATGGTATTAGTTTcgaattaattaatgaataaatgAGACAATGATATCATTAGTATAACAATATTGTGTTAATTTTCAAAGTAATGAATGTTATATTAGTTTTCAACAAGTGCacacaatatatattatatagcaATTTCTTGATAAATCAttctataaaataataaaattactgCGAAAATATGCTGAAAACGTGAGAAATTGATGGAATCTAAAATTTTCTGAAAACAATCATGAGCTTTTACGAAACATATACTAATATAAACACTCCCAAAAATCAAACCAAGAAAAAGGAAATTACTATAGTATGGTAACCTATCGAATTCGGATTAAGCATTTGATTGCTAACGTGTTACGTAATAGAAATATTATtatacaataatataaaaaaaaacacgtTTTGTGTTTACACACATACAAGTTTCCAATTAGTACACTATTCATCCAATCGTAATCATAATTCTACTAATGAATATCGATGACACGTAGTTATTTTCTACATTTCTAATTGAAAAGCTTCTTATATTTTAGCTATCAATCAAAATTTTAGCAGAATATTTATCTCAAGATCCAAGTATGGAAGTAATTAAAAAACTCTAGGCTCATGGTTGCCAGGATTTTATCCGGGAatgtaatctgattccttaaattttaaaatcatgtgCTTGTTTCAGTTTTTAATCAAATTGAGAAAATAATCAGAATCATGagacaaggaaagttagtacaactttctaagattctgaatcctaacttttcttaggtattctttttccaagTCTTATGATTCTTACATATTTGATGCAATATAAgtatagtttattattattaattattattattgttattattattataattaattaattaattacaatatataaaaatattttaaaattataaaccatacttaattatggtataataaataactataattaaaattgtcactattataattatattatatatatttttattatcataataataattaataatttattaaataattaaaatataattatataatataaattatataataataaataaaaaatattattttataaattaataattaattaataaagtcATTGTGAAATTTCAaagtataaaatttattcaattataaggTTTAGGATGTTTAGGTGGGTGATTAACACAAGTTGTTGAGTAATTTGAGGTGTAATGTTTAGGTTTCATCCacttattttctatttatagaGCTAACAAGTTTGTCGAAGCCTTGATGCAAAAACAGGTATAAAACGAGCTTAAACGGAGTTGAACGGGACAATACAGAGCCCGCTCGAGCGTTCTGGCTGGAATTGCACATCAAGATACATAGAGTTTGCCCTATCGGACATTTTCCATCCGAAGAAACGCCCGCCCGG
This sequence is a window from Salvia splendens isolate huo1 chromosome 14, SspV2, whole genome shotgun sequence. Protein-coding genes within it:
- the LOC121765248 gene encoding indole-3-glycerol phosphate synthase, chloroplastic-like, translating into MESLNLISLRATSPTPRAAAGFSFQQSLNPIPKNSSISSLMPQAHKKNQSFLGQISFPAIKSQQFEVKDGSSTASETSVPEVDALKIKEWEVGMYQNEVAASQGIKIRRRPSSGPPQHYVGPFEFRLQNEGNTPRNILEEIVWNKDVEVTQMKEKKPYAVLKKLLDKAPPARDFIGALKAANARTGFPGLIAEVKKASPSRGVLRENFDPVQIAKAYEKGGAACLSVLTDAKYFQGGFENLELIRNSGVQCPLLCKEFVIDAWQIYYARVKGADAILLIAAVLPDLDLKYMTKICKLFGMTALVEVHDEREFDRVLAIEGIELIGINNRNLETFELDIANTKKLLEGERGQKIIEKGITVVGESGLFTPADIAYVQEAGVKAVLVGESLVKQDDPTAGIAQLFGKDISL